One region of Papaver somniferum cultivar HN1 unplaced genomic scaffold, ASM357369v1 unplaced-scaffold_131, whole genome shotgun sequence genomic DNA includes:
- the LOC113332474 gene encoding repetitive proline-rich cell wall protein 1-like: protein MARIGASMASSITIFLVIFISLTFPSRTIAHGYFYDSPPPPTPVYTYEAPPPPTPPYMYKLAPGYELPVHKPPVYKPPVYQPPVHKPPVYKPPVYKPPVHKPPVYKPPVYKPPVYRPPVYKPRVYKPRVYKPRVYKPPVYKPHVYKPHVYKPPGYKAPVYKPPTPVY from the coding sequence ATGGCAAGAATAGGAGCCTCAATGGCTTCTTCAATCACAATCTTTTTAGTGATTTTCATATCTCTTACCTTTCCTTCAAGAACCATAGCACATGGTTATTTCTATGATTCACCACCACCCCCAACTCCAGTGTACACATACgaagcaccaccaccacctacaccTCCGTATATGTACAAGCTTGCACCGGGGTACGAGCTTCCCGTTCACAAACCTCCAGTTTATAAGCCCCCTGTTTACCAGCCTCCCGTTCACAAGCCTCCAGTTTATAAGCCCCCTGTTTACAAGCCTCCAGTACACAAACCTCCGGTTTATAAGCCTCCCGTTTACAAGCCTCCAGTGTACAGGCCTCCCGTTTACAAGCCTCGTGTGTACAAACCTCGTGTTTACAAGCCTCGTGTGTACAAACCTCCTGTTTACAAGCCCCACGTTTATAAGCCTCATGTTTACAAACCCCCAGGGTACAAGGCTCCAGTTTACAAGCCACCCACCCCCGTCTACTGA